In one window of Calypte anna isolate BGI_N300 chromosome 1, bCalAnn1_v1.p, whole genome shotgun sequence DNA:
- the NIT2 gene encoding omega-amidase NIT2 isoform X1, which yields MRAACGAMANFHLALIQLQVSAVKSDNLQRACGLVREASAKGAKIVALPECFNSPYGTQYFKEYAEKIPGESTQKLSEVAKECSIYLIGGSIPEEDDGKLYNTCTVFGPDGAMLAKHRKVHLFDINIPGKIQFKESETLSPGNSLSMFDTPYCKVGLGICYDIRFAEMAQIYGQKGCQLLIYPGAFNLTTGPAHWELLQRGRAVDNQVYVATVSPARDEKASYVAWGHSTVVNPWGEVIAKAGAEETVLYTDIDLKKLTEVRQQIPILSQKRCDLYSIEMKK from the exons ATGCGGGCGGCGTGCGGAGCCATGGCCA ATTTCCACCTGGCTCTTATTCAGCTTCAGGTATCTGCTGTTAAGTCAGATAACCTTCAAAGAGCCTGTGGACTGGTGAGAGAAGCATCAGCTAAAGGAGCAAAAATTGTGGCTCTACCT GAATGCTTTAATTCTCCATATGGAACTCAGTACTTTAAGGAGTATGCAGAGAAGATCCCTGGGGAATCAACACAAAAGCTCTCAGAAGTTGCAAAGGAATGCAGCATATATCTCATTGGAG GATCCATCCCAGAAGAGGATGATGGAAAGCTGTATAATACATGTACTGTCTTTGGGCCTGATGGTGCTATGTTGGCAAAGCATAGGAAG GTCCATTTGTTTGACATAAATATTCCTGGGAAAATACAGTTCAAAGAGTCTGAAACACTGAGTCCAGGGAATAGTTTATCCATGTTTGATACTC CATACTGTAAAGTGGGCCTGGGCATCTGCTATGATATCAGATTTGCTGAGATGGCTCAAATCTACGGACAGAAAG gTTGCCAGCTGCTAATATATCCAGGGGCTTTTAACCTGACAACAGGACCAGCTCACTGGGAACTGCTACAGAGAGGAAG AGCTGTTGATAATCAAGTCTACGTAGCTACTGTATCACCTGCTAGAGATGAAAAAGCATCATATGTtgcctggggacacagcactgTAGTAAATCCATG GGGTGAAGTCATAGCCAAAGCTGGGGCTGAGGAAACAGTTCTATACACAGATATAG atCTGAAGAAACTCACAGAAGTACGTCAACAAATTCCTATTTTAAGCCAGAAACGTTGTGATCTCTATAGCATAGAGATGAAAAAGTGA
- the NIT2 gene encoding omega-amidase NIT2 isoform X2 gives MSSLDGSLDFHLALIQLQVSAVKSDNLQRACGLVREASAKGAKIVALPECFNSPYGTQYFKEYAEKIPGESTQKLSEVAKECSIYLIGGSIPEEDDGKLYNTCTVFGPDGAMLAKHRKVHLFDINIPGKIQFKESETLSPGNSLSMFDTPYCKVGLGICYDIRFAEMAQIYGQKGCQLLIYPGAFNLTTGPAHWELLQRGRAVDNQVYVATVSPARDEKASYVAWGHSTVVNPWGEVIAKAGAEETVLYTDIDLKKLTEVRQQIPILSQKRCDLYSIEMKK, from the exons ATGTCTTCCTTGGATGGTTCCCTAG ATTTCCACCTGGCTCTTATTCAGCTTCAGGTATCTGCTGTTAAGTCAGATAACCTTCAAAGAGCCTGTGGACTGGTGAGAGAAGCATCAGCTAAAGGAGCAAAAATTGTGGCTCTACCT GAATGCTTTAATTCTCCATATGGAACTCAGTACTTTAAGGAGTATGCAGAGAAGATCCCTGGGGAATCAACACAAAAGCTCTCAGAAGTTGCAAAGGAATGCAGCATATATCTCATTGGAG GATCCATCCCAGAAGAGGATGATGGAAAGCTGTATAATACATGTACTGTCTTTGGGCCTGATGGTGCTATGTTGGCAAAGCATAGGAAG GTCCATTTGTTTGACATAAATATTCCTGGGAAAATACAGTTCAAAGAGTCTGAAACACTGAGTCCAGGGAATAGTTTATCCATGTTTGATACTC CATACTGTAAAGTGGGCCTGGGCATCTGCTATGATATCAGATTTGCTGAGATGGCTCAAATCTACGGACAGAAAG gTTGCCAGCTGCTAATATATCCAGGGGCTTTTAACCTGACAACAGGACCAGCTCACTGGGAACTGCTACAGAGAGGAAG AGCTGTTGATAATCAAGTCTACGTAGCTACTGTATCACCTGCTAGAGATGAAAAAGCATCATATGTtgcctggggacacagcactgTAGTAAATCCATG GGGTGAAGTCATAGCCAAAGCTGGGGCTGAGGAAACAGTTCTATACACAGATATAG atCTGAAGAAACTCACAGAAGTACGTCAACAAATTCCTATTTTAAGCCAGAAACGTTGTGATCTCTATAGCATAGAGATGAAAAAGTGA
- the NIT2 gene encoding omega-amidase NIT2 isoform X3, which produces MCFPRHQDFHLALIQLQVSAVKSDNLQRACGLVREASAKGAKIVALPECFNSPYGTQYFKEYAEKIPGESTQKLSEVAKECSIYLIGGSIPEEDDGKLYNTCTVFGPDGAMLAKHRKVHLFDINIPGKIQFKESETLSPGNSLSMFDTPYCKVGLGICYDIRFAEMAQIYGQKGCQLLIYPGAFNLTTGPAHWELLQRGRAVDNQVYVATVSPARDEKASYVAWGHSTVVNPWGEVIAKAGAEETVLYTDIDLKKLTEVRQQIPILSQKRCDLYSIEMKK; this is translated from the exons ATGTGTTTTCCTAGACACCAAG ATTTCCACCTGGCTCTTATTCAGCTTCAGGTATCTGCTGTTAAGTCAGATAACCTTCAAAGAGCCTGTGGACTGGTGAGAGAAGCATCAGCTAAAGGAGCAAAAATTGTGGCTCTACCT GAATGCTTTAATTCTCCATATGGAACTCAGTACTTTAAGGAGTATGCAGAGAAGATCCCTGGGGAATCAACACAAAAGCTCTCAGAAGTTGCAAAGGAATGCAGCATATATCTCATTGGAG GATCCATCCCAGAAGAGGATGATGGAAAGCTGTATAATACATGTACTGTCTTTGGGCCTGATGGTGCTATGTTGGCAAAGCATAGGAAG GTCCATTTGTTTGACATAAATATTCCTGGGAAAATACAGTTCAAAGAGTCTGAAACACTGAGTCCAGGGAATAGTTTATCCATGTTTGATACTC CATACTGTAAAGTGGGCCTGGGCATCTGCTATGATATCAGATTTGCTGAGATGGCTCAAATCTACGGACAGAAAG gTTGCCAGCTGCTAATATATCCAGGGGCTTTTAACCTGACAACAGGACCAGCTCACTGGGAACTGCTACAGAGAGGAAG AGCTGTTGATAATCAAGTCTACGTAGCTACTGTATCACCTGCTAGAGATGAAAAAGCATCATATGTtgcctggggacacagcactgTAGTAAATCCATG GGGTGAAGTCATAGCCAAAGCTGGGGCTGAGGAAACAGTTCTATACACAGATATAG atCTGAAGAAACTCACAGAAGTACGTCAACAAATTCCTATTTTAAGCCAGAAACGTTGTGATCTCTATAGCATAGAGATGAAAAAGTGA